A portion of the Streptomyces sp. NBC_01335 genome contains these proteins:
- the nusG gene encoding transcription termination/antitermination protein NusG, with product MSDPNLNDAAESGTDAFESAEDQHDIVEASESESSESSDQVEAADESAEAELDADETDDADEALAAESDDEPAGDDADEESEEAAEPAAPVDPVAALREELRTLPGEWYVIHTYAGYEKRVKANLEQRAVSLNVEEFVYQAEVPEEEIVQIKNGERKNVRQNKLPGYVLVRMDLTNESWGVVRNTPGVTGFVGNAYDPYPLTLDEIVKMLAPEAEEKAAREAAEAAGKPAPARRVEVQVLDFEVGDSVTVTDGPFATLQATINEINADSKKVKGLVEIFGRETPVELSFDQIQKN from the coding sequence GTGTCTGACCCGAACCTGAACGACGCCGCCGAGTCCGGGACGGACGCCTTCGAGTCCGCCGAGGACCAGCACGACATCGTTGAGGCCTCGGAGTCCGAGTCCTCCGAGTCCTCGGACCAGGTCGAAGCTGCTGACGAGAGCGCTGAAGCCGAGCTCGACGCCGACGAGACCGACGACGCCGACGAGGCGCTCGCCGCAGAGTCCGACGACGAGCCCGCCGGGGACGACGCCGACGAGGAGTCCGAGGAGGCCGCCGAGCCGGCCGCCCCCGTCGACCCCGTCGCCGCCCTGCGCGAGGAACTCCGCACCCTGCCCGGCGAGTGGTACGTCATCCACACGTACGCCGGGTACGAGAAGCGCGTGAAGGCCAACCTGGAGCAGCGCGCCGTCTCGCTCAACGTCGAGGAGTTCGTCTACCAGGCGGAAGTCCCCGAGGAAGAGATCGTCCAGATCAAGAACGGCGAGCGCAAGAACGTCCGCCAGAACAAGCTCCCGGGCTACGTCCTGGTGCGCATGGACCTGACGAACGAGTCCTGGGGCGTCGTCCGCAACACGCCCGGCGTCACCGGCTTCGTGGGCAACGCCTACGACCCGTACCCGCTGACCCTGGACGAGATCGTCAAGATGCTCGCCCCCGAGGCCGAGGAGAAGGCCGCCCGCGAGGCCGCGGAGGCCGCGGGCAAGCCGGCTCCGGCCCGTCGGGTCGAGGTCCAGGTGCTCGACTTCGAGGTGGGCGACTCGGTCACCGTCACCGACGGCCCGTTCGCGACGCTGCAGGCGACGATCAACGAGATCAACGCCGACTCGAAGAAGGTCAAGGGTCTCGTCGAGATCTTCGGCCGTGAGACCCCGGTCGAGCTCAGCTTCGACCAGATCCAGAAGAACTGA
- a CDS encoding DNA-directed RNA polymerase subunit beta', producing the protein MLDVNFFDELRIGLATADDIRTWSHGEVKKPETINYRTLKPEKDGLFCEKIFGPTRDWECYCGKYKRVRFKGIICERCGVEVTRAKVRRERMGHIELAAPVTHIWYFKGVPSRLGYLLDLAPKDLEKVIYFAAYMITFVDEERRTRDLPSLEAHVSVERQQVENRRDSDLENRAKKLETDLAELEAEGAKADVRRKVREGAEREMKQLRDRAQREIDRLDEVWSRFKNLKVQDLEGDELLYRELRDRFGTYFDGCMGAAALQKRLESFDLEEEAERLREIIRSGKGQKKTRALKRLKVVSAFLQTSNKPKGMVLDCVPVIPPDLRPMVQLDGGRFATSDLNDLYRRVINRNNRLKRLLDLGAPEIIVNNEKRMLQEAVDALFDNGRRGRPVTGPGNRPLKSLSDMLKGKQGRFRQNLLGKRVDYSARSVIVVGPQLKLHQCGLPKAMALELFKPFVMKRLVDLNHAQNIKSAKRMVERGRTVVYDVLEEVIAEHPVLLNRAPTLHRLGIQAFEPQLVEGKAIQIHPLVCTAFNADFDGDQMAVHLPLSAEAQAEARILMLSSNNILKPADGRPVTMPTQDMVLGLFFLTTDEEGRNVKGTDRAFGSTAEATMAFDARELSLQAKVDIRFPVGTIPPRGWVPPVAEEGEPEYQPGDTFRLRTSLGRALFNELLPEDYPFVDYSVGKKQLSEIVNDLAERYPKVIVAATLDNLKAAGFHWATRSGVTVAVSDIVVPEAKKAIVRGYEEQDEKVQKQYERGLITKDERTQELIAIWTKATNEVAEAMNANFPKVNPIFMMVDSGARGNMMQMRQIAGMRGLVSNAKNETIPRPIKASFREGLTVLEYFISTHGARKGLADTALRTADSGYLTRRLVDVSQDVIIREEDCGTDRGLKLKIAVKGEDGVLRKTDDVETSVYARMLAEDVVIDGKVIAPANVDLGDVLIDALVNAGVEEVKTRSVLTCESAVGTCAFCYGRSLATGKLVDIGEAVGIIAAQSIGEPGTQLTMRTFHTGGVAGDDITQGLPRVVELFEARTPKGVAPISEAAGRIRIEETEKTKKIIVTPDDGSEETPFPISKRAKVLVREGDHVEVGQKLTFGATNPHDVLRILGQRAVQVHLVGEVQKVYNSQGVSIHDKHIEIIIRQMLRRVTIIESGDAELLPGELVERSKFETENRRVVTEGGHPASGRPQLMGITKASLATESWLSAASFQETTRVLTDAAINAKSDSLIGLKENVIIGKLIPAGTGLARYRNIRVEPTEEAKAAMYSAVGYDDIDYSPFGTGSGQAVPLEDYDYGPYNQ; encoded by the coding sequence GTGCTCGACGTCAACTTCTTCGACGAGCTGCGGATCGGCCTTGCCACCGCGGACGACATCCGGACCTGGTCCCACGGCGAAGTGAAGAAGCCGGAGACCATCAACTACCGCACGCTCAAGCCCGAAAAGGACGGACTCTTCTGCGAGAAGATCTTCGGTCCGACCCGGGACTGGGAGTGCTACTGCGGCAAGTACAAGCGTGTCCGCTTCAAGGGCATCATCTGTGAGCGCTGTGGCGTCGAGGTCACGCGCGCCAAGGTGCGCCGTGAGCGCATGGGCCACATCGAGCTTGCCGCTCCCGTCACCCACATCTGGTACTTCAAGGGCGTCCCGTCGCGCCTCGGATACCTGCTGGACCTCGCGCCGAAGGACCTCGAGAAGGTCATCTACTTCGCCGCGTACATGATCACGTTCGTCGACGAGGAGCGCCGCACCCGCGACCTCCCGTCGCTGGAGGCCCACGTCTCCGTCGAGCGTCAGCAGGTCGAGAACCGCCGCGACTCCGACCTGGAGAACCGCGCCAAGAAGCTCGAGACCGACCTGGCCGAGCTCGAGGCCGAGGGTGCCAAGGCCGACGTGCGCCGCAAGGTGCGCGAAGGCGCCGAGCGTGAGATGAAGCAGCTGCGCGACCGTGCGCAGCGCGAGATCGACCGTCTCGACGAGGTGTGGAGCCGCTTCAAGAACCTCAAGGTCCAGGACCTCGAGGGCGACGAGCTGCTCTACCGCGAGCTGCGTGACCGCTTCGGCACGTACTTCGACGGCTGCATGGGCGCCGCCGCGCTGCAGAAGCGCCTGGAGTCCTTCGATCTCGAGGAGGAGGCCGAGCGCCTCCGCGAGATCATCCGTTCCGGCAAGGGCCAGAAGAAGACCCGTGCGCTCAAGCGCCTCAAGGTCGTCTCCGCGTTCCTGCAGACCAGCAACAAGCCCAAGGGCATGGTGCTCGACTGCGTGCCGGTCATCCCGCCGGACCTGCGTCCGATGGTGCAGCTGGACGGTGGCCGCTTCGCGACCTCCGACCTGAACGACCTGTACCGCCGCGTGATCAACCGCAACAACCGCCTGAAGCGCCTTCTCGACCTCGGTGCCCCCGAGATCATCGTGAACAACGAGAAGCGCATGCTCCAGGAGGCCGTCGACGCGCTGTTCGACAACGGCCGTCGTGGTCGCCCGGTCACGGGCCCCGGCAACCGTCCGCTGAAGTCCCTGAGCGACATGCTCAAGGGCAAGCAGGGTCGATTCCGTCAGAACCTCCTCGGCAAGCGCGTGGACTACTCCGCGCGTTCCGTGATCGTCGTCGGCCCGCAGCTCAAGCTGCACCAGTGCGGTCTGCCGAAGGCCATGGCGCTGGAGCTCTTCAAGCCGTTCGTGATGAAGCGCCTGGTGGACCTGAACCACGCGCAGAACATCAAGTCGGCGAAGCGCATGGTCGAGCGTGGCCGCACCGTCGTGTACGACGTCCTCGAAGAGGTCATCGCCGAGCACCCGGTGCTGCTGAACCGTGCGCCCACCCTGCACCGCCTCGGCATCCAGGCCTTCGAGCCCCAGCTGGTCGAGGGCAAGGCCATCCAGATCCACCCGCTCGTCTGCACCGCGTTCAACGCGGACTTCGACGGTGACCAGATGGCCGTGCACCTGCCGCTCTCCGCGGAGGCGCAGGCCGAGGCCCGCATCCTGATGCTGTCCTCGAACAACATCCTGAAGCCGGCCGACGGTCGCCCCGTCACCATGCCGACCCAGGACATGGTGCTGGGTCTCTTCTTCCTCACCACGGACGAAGAGGGCCGCAACGTCAAGGGCACGGACCGTGCGTTCGGCTCCACGGCCGAGGCCACCATGGCCTTCGACGCCCGCGAGCTGTCGCTCCAGGCGAAGGTCGACATCCGCTTCCCGGTGGGCACCATCCCGCCGCGTGGCTGGGTGCCGCCGGTCGCCGAGGAGGGCGAGCCCGAGTACCAGCCGGGTGACACCTTCCGTCTGCGTACGAGCCTGGGCCGCGCGCTCTTCAACGAGCTGCTGCCCGAGGACTACCCGTTCGTCGACTACTCGGTGGGCAAGAAGCAGCTCTCCGAGATCGTCAACGACCTGGCCGAGCGCTACCCCAAGGTCATCGTGGCGGCGACGCTCGACAACCTGAAGGCGGCCGGTTTCCACTGGGCGACCCGCTCCGGTGTGACCGTCGCGGTCTCCGACATCGTCGTGCCCGAGGCCAAGAAGGCCATCGTGCGCGGCTACGAGGAGCAGGACGAGAAGGTCCAGAAGCAGTACGAGCGTGGTCTGATCACCAAGGACGAGCGCACGCAGGAGCTCATCGCGATCTGGACCAAGGCGACCAACGAGGTTGCCGAGGCGATGAACGCGAACTTCCCCAAGGTGAACCCCATCTTCATGATGGTTGACTCGGGTGCCCGAGGAAACATGATGCAGATGCGTCAGATCGCCGGTATGCGTGGTCTGGTGTCGAACGCCAAGAACGAGACGATCCCGCGTCCCATCAAGGCCTCGTTCCGTGAGGGCCTGACCGTCCTCGAGTACTTCATCTCCACGCACGGTGCCCGTAAGGGTCTGGCCGACACCGCCCTGCGTACCGCCGACTCGGGTTACCTGACCCGTCGTCTGGTGGACGTCTCGCAGGACGTGATCATCCGCGAGGAGGACTGCGGCACCGACCGCGGCCTCAAGCTGAAGATCGCGGTCAAGGGCGAGGACGGTGTCCTGCGCAAGACGGACGACGTCGAGACCTCGGTGTACGCCCGCATGCTGGCCGAGGACGTCGTCATCGACGGCAAGGTCATCGCGCCGGCCAACGTGGACCTCGGTGACGTGCTCATCGACGCCCTCGTGAACGCGGGTGTCGAGGAGGTCAAGACCCGTTCGGTCCTGACCTGTGAGTCCGCGGTCGGCACCTGTGCCTTCTGCTACGGACGCTCGCTCGCCACCGGCAAGCTGGTCGACATCGGTGAGGCGGTCGGCATCATCGCCGCCCAGTCCATCGGTGAGCCCGGTACCCAGCTGACGATGCGTACCTTCCACACCGGTGGTGTGGCCGGTGACGACATCACCCAGGGTCTGCCCCGTGTCGTCGAGCTCTTCGAAGCCCGTACGCCGAAGGGTGTCGCTCCGATCTCCGAGGCCGCAGGCCGCATCCGGATCGAAGAGACCGAGAAGACCAAGAAGATCATCGTCACGCCGGACGACGGAAGCGAGGAGACTCCCTTCCCGATCTCCAAGCGCGCCAAGGTGCTCGTCCGCGAGGGCGACCACGTGGAGGTCGGCCAGAAGCTGACCTTCGGTGCGACCAACCCGCACGACGTGCTGCGCATCCTCGGCCAGCGTGCGGTCCAGGTCCACCTGGTCGGCGAAGTCCAGAAGGTCTACAACTCGCAGGGCGTGTCGATCCACGACAAGCACATCGAGATCATCATCCGGCAGATGCTCCGCCGCGTGACGATCATCGAGTCCGGCGACGCGGAGCTCCTGCCGGGCGAGCTCGTCGAGCGCTCGAAGTTCGAGACCGAGAACCGTCGTGTGGTCACCGAGGGCGGACACCCCGCCTCCGGCCGTCCGCAGCTGATGGGTATCACCAAGGCCTCGCTCGCCACCGAGTCGTGGCTGTCGGCGGCGTCCTTCCAGGAGACGACCAGGGTCCTGACCGACGCGGCGATCAACGCCAAGTCGGACTCCCTGATCGGCCTCAAGGAGAACGTCATCATCGGTAAGCTCATCCCGGCCGGTACGGGCCTCGCCCGCTACCGCAACATCCGGGTCGAGCCGACCGAGGAAGCCAAGGCCGCGATGTACTCGGCCGTCGGCTACGACGACATCGACTACTCGCCGTTCGGCACGGGCTCCGGCCAGGCCGTTCCGCTGGAGGACTACGACTACGGTCCGTACAACCAGTAA
- the rplJ gene encoding 50S ribosomal protein L10 gives MARPDKAAAVAELADQFRSSNAAVLTEYRGLTVAQLKQLRRSLGENAQYAVVKNTLTKIAANEAGIDTLDDLFAGPTAVAFVTGDPVESAKGLRDFAKDNPNLIIKGGVLDGKALSADEIKKLADLESREVLLAKLAGALKGKQSQAAALFQALPSKFVRTAEALRAKKEEQGGAGTPAPAEAAE, from the coding sequence ATGGCAAGGCCCGACAAGGCTGCCGCGGTAGCCGAGCTCGCGGACCAGTTCCGCAGCTCGAACGCCGCCGTGCTGACCGAGTACCGGGGTCTCACCGTGGCCCAGCTCAAGCAGCTGCGCCGTTCGCTCGGTGAGAACGCCCAGTACGCCGTGGTGAAGAACACGCTGACCAAGATCGCGGCCAACGAGGCCGGGATCGACACGCTGGACGACCTGTTCGCAGGCCCGACGGCGGTTGCCTTCGTCACCGGTGACCCGGTGGAGTCGGCGAAGGGTCTTCGTGACTTCGCCAAGGACAACCCGAACCTCATCATCAAGGGCGGTGTCCTTGACGGCAAGGCGCTGTCCGCCGATGAGATCAAGAAGCTCGCGGACCTCGAGTCCCGCGAGGTTCTGCTCGCCAAGCTGGCAGGTGCACTGAAGGGCAAGCAGTCTCAGGCTGCGGCGCTCTTCCAGGCGCTCCCCTCGAAGTTCGTCCGCACCGCGGAAGCTCTTCGTGCCAAGAAGGAAGAGCAGGGCGGTGCCGGTACGCCGGCGCCCGCCGAGGCTGCCGAGTAA
- the rplA gene encoding 50S ribosomal protein L1, which produces MKRSKNLRAADAKIDRERVYAPLEAVRLAKETATTKFDGTVEVAFRLGVDPRKADQMVRGTVNLPHGTGKTARVLVFATGDRAAAAEAAGADIVGSDELIDEVAKGRLDFDAVVATPDLMGKVGRLGRVLGPRGLMPNPKTGTVTPDVVKAVNDIKGGKIEFRVDKHSNLHFIIGKVSFDETKLVENYAAALEEILRLKPSAAKGRYIKKAALATTMGPGIPLDSNRTRNLLVEEDPASV; this is translated from the coding sequence GTGAAGCGCAGCAAGAACCTCCGCGCTGCGGACGCGAAGATCGACCGGGAGCGCGTCTACGCCCCGCTCGAGGCCGTCCGTCTCGCCAAGGAGACCGCGACCACCAAGTTCGACGGCACCGTCGAGGTCGCCTTCCGCCTGGGCGTTGACCCTCGCAAGGCCGACCAGATGGTCCGTGGCACCGTGAACCTCCCGCACGGCACCGGCAAGACCGCCCGGGTCCTGGTCTTCGCGACCGGTGACCGTGCTGCGGCCGCGGAAGCCGCGGGCGCCGACATCGTCGGCTCCGACGAGCTCATCGACGAGGTCGCGAAGGGCCGCCTGGACTTCGACGCCGTCGTCGCCACCCCGGACCTCATGGGCAAGGTCGGCCGCCTCGGCCGCGTGCTCGGTCCGCGTGGTCTGATGCCGAACCCGAAGACCGGCACCGTCACCCCCGATGTCGTCAAGGCTGTCAACGACATCAAGGGCGGCAAGATCGAGTTCCGCGTCGACAAGCACTCGAACCTGCACTTCATCATCGGCAAGGTCTCCTTCGACGAGACGAAGCTGGTCGAGAACTACGCCGCCGCGCTGGAGGAGATCCTCCGTCTGAAGCCGTCGGCCGCCAAGGGCCGCTACATCAAGAAGGCCGCGCTGGCCACCACGATGGGCCCCGGCATCCCGCTGGACTCGAACCGCACCCGTAACCTCCTCGTCGAGGAGGACCCGGCCTCCGTCTGA
- the rplK gene encoding 50S ribosomal protein L11, with product MPPKKKKITGLIKLQINAGAANPAPPVGPALGQHGVNIMEFCKAYNAATESQRGMVVPVEITVYDDRSFTFITKTPPAAKLILKAAGVDKGSGEPHKTKVAKLTAAQVREIATTKLPDLNANDLDAASKIIAGTARSMGITVEG from the coding sequence ATGCCTCCCAAGAAGAAGAAGATCACGGGGCTTATCAAGCTCCAGATCAACGCCGGTGCCGCCAACCCGGCCCCGCCGGTCGGCCCCGCGCTGGGTCAGCACGGCGTCAACATCATGGAGTTCTGCAAGGCCTACAACGCCGCGACCGAGTCGCAGCGTGGCATGGTCGTGCCGGTGGAGATCACGGTCTACGACGACCGTTCCTTCACCTTCATCACCAAGACTCCGCCGGCCGCCAAGCTGATCCTCAAGGCCGCTGGTGTGGACAAGGGCTCCGGCGAGCCGCACAAGACCAAGGTCGCCAAGCTGACGGCTGCCCAGGTCCGCGAGATCGCCACGACCAAGCTCCCCGACCTGAACGCCAACGACCTCGACGCCGCGTCGAAGATCATCGCTGGCACCGCCCGTTCCATGGGCATCACGGTCGAAGGCTGA
- the secE gene encoding preprotein translocase subunit SecE, with amino-acid sequence MTDAVGSIDMPDAEDEAPESKKARKGGKRGKKGPFGRLALFYRQIIAELRKVVWPTRKQLSTYTTVVIVFVVVMIGLVTVIDFGFQRVIKYVFG; translated from the coding sequence GTGACGGACGCCGTGGGCTCCATCGACATGCCTGATGCTGAGGATGAAGCGCCCGAGTCGAAGAAGGCTCGGAAGGGCGGCAAGCGCGGCAAGAAGGGCCCGTTCGGCCGTCTCGCGCTCTTCTACCGTCAGATCATCGCCGAGCTGCGCAAGGTCGTCTGGCCCACGCGCAAGCAGCTGAGCACGTACACCACCGTGGTGATTGTGTTCGTAGTCGTCATGATTGGTCTCGTTACCGTGATTGACTTCGGATTCCAGCGGGTCATCAAGTACGTCTTCGGCTGA
- the rpoB gene encoding DNA-directed RNA polymerase subunit beta, whose translation MAASRNASTANTNNGASTAPLRISFAKIKEPLEVPNLLALQTESFDWLLGNAAWKARVEAALDSGQDVPTKSGLEEIFEEISPIEDFSGSMSLTFRDHRFEPPKNSIDECKERDFTFAAPLFVTAEFTNNETGEIKSQTVFMGDFPLMTNKGTFVINGTERVVVSQLVRSPGVYFDSSIDKTSDKDIYSAKIIPSRGAWLEMEIDKRDMVGVRIDRKRKQSVTVLLKALGWTTEQILEEFGEYESMRATLEKDHTQGQDDALLDIYRKLRPGEPPTREAAQTLLENLYFNPKRYDLAKVGRYKVNKKLGADEPLDAGVLTTDDVIATIKYLVKLHAGETETVGESGRSIVVETDDIDHFGNRRLRNVGELIQNQVRTGLARMERVVRERMTTQDVEAITPQTLINIRPVVASIKEFFGTSQLSQFMDQNNPLSGLTHKRRLSALGPGGLSRERAGFEVRDVHPSHYGRMCPIETPEGPNIGLIGSLASYGRVNAFGFIETPYRKVTDGQVTDEVDYITADEEDRYVIAQANATLSDELRFTEPRVLVRRRGGEVDYVPPAEVDYMDVSPRQMVSVATAMIPFLEHDDANRALMGANMMRQAVPLIKSEAPLVGTGMEYRCATDAGDVLKAEKDGVVQEVSADYITVTNDDGTYTTYRIAKFMRSNQGTSVNQKVVVSEGDRVIADQVLADGPATENGEMALGKNLLVAFMPWEGHNYEDAIILSQRLVQDDVLSSIHIEEHEVDARDTKLGPEEITRDIPNVSEEVLADLDERGIIRIGAEVVAGDILVGKVTPKGETELTPEERLLRAIFGEKAREVRDTSLKVPHGEIGKVIGVRVFDREEGDELPPGVNQLVRVYVAQKRKITDGDKLAGRHGNKGVISKILPIEDMPFLEDGTPVDIILNPLGVPSRMNPGQVLEIHLGWLASRGWDVSGLGDEWAQRLQAIGADQVAPGTNVATPVFDGAREDEISGLFNATIPNRDGDRLVQPSGKANLFDGRSGEPFPDPVSVGYMYILKLHHLVDDKLHARSTGPYSMITQQPLGGKAQFGGQRFGEMEVWALEAYGAAYALQELLTIKSDDVTGRVKVYEAIVKGENIPEPGIPESFKVLIKEMQSLCLNVEVLSSDGMSIEMRDTDEDVFRAAEELGIDLSRREPSSVEEV comes from the coding sequence TTGGCCGCCTCGCGCAACGCCTCGACCGCGAATACGAACAACGGTGCCAGCACCGCCCCGCTGCGCATCTCCTTTGCAAAGATCAAGGAGCCCCTCGAGGTTCCGAACCTCCTCGCGCTGCAGACCGAGAGCTTTGACTGGCTCCTCGGCAACGCCGCCTGGAAGGCTCGCGTCGAGGCTGCTCTGGACAGTGGACAAGACGTCCCCACCAAGTCCGGCCTGGAGGAAATCTTCGAGGAGATCTCCCCGATCGAGGACTTCTCCGGGTCGATGTCGCTCACGTTCCGCGACCACCGATTCGAACCCCCGAAGAACTCGATCGACGAGTGCAAGGAGCGCGACTTCACGTTCGCCGCCCCGCTCTTCGTCACCGCCGAATTCACCAACAACGAGACCGGCGAGATCAAGTCCCAGACGGTCTTCATGGGCGACTTCCCGCTCATGACCAACAAGGGCACCTTCGTCATCAACGGCACCGAGCGTGTCGTGGTGTCGCAGCTCGTCCGTTCCCCCGGCGTCTACTTCGATTCCTCGATCGACAAGACGTCCGACAAGGACATCTACTCCGCCAAGATCATCCCCTCCCGGGGTGCCTGGCTGGAGATGGAGATCGACAAGCGCGACATGGTCGGTGTCCGCATCGACCGCAAGCGCAAGCAGTCGGTCACCGTCCTCCTGAAGGCTCTCGGCTGGACGACCGAGCAGATCCTGGAGGAGTTCGGCGAGTACGAGTCGATGCGCGCCACCCTGGAGAAGGACCACACCCAGGGCCAGGACGACGCGCTGCTCGACATCTACCGCAAGCTCCGCCCGGGCGAGCCGCCGACCCGCGAGGCCGCTCAGACGCTGCTCGAGAACCTCTACTTCAACCCGAAGCGCTACGACCTCGCGAAGGTCGGCCGCTACAAGGTGAACAAGAAGCTCGGCGCCGACGAGCCGCTGGACGCCGGCGTCCTCACCACCGACGACGTCATCGCGACCATCAAGTACCTGGTCAAGCTGCACGCCGGTGAGACCGAGACGGTCGGCGAGTCCGGACGTTCGATCGTCGTCGAGACCGACGACATCGACCACTTCGGCAACCGCCGCCTGCGCAACGTCGGCGAGCTGATCCAGAACCAGGTCCGTACGGGTCTCGCCCGTATGGAGCGCGTCGTGCGTGAGCGCATGACGACCCAGGACGTCGAGGCGATCACGCCGCAGACCCTGATCAACATCCGGCCGGTCGTCGCCTCCATCAAGGAGTTCTTCGGCACCAGCCAGCTGTCGCAGTTCATGGACCAGAACAACCCGCTGTCGGGTCTCACCCACAAGCGCCGCCTGTCGGCACTTGGCCCGGGTGGTCTCTCCCGTGAGCGGGCCGGCTTCGAGGTCCGAGACGTGCACCCGTCCCACTACGGACGCATGTGCCCGATCGAGACCCCTGAAGGCCCGAACATCGGTCTGATCGGTTCGCTCGCCTCGTACGGCCGCGTCAACGCGTTCGGCTTCATCGAGACGCCGTACCGCAAGGTCACCGACGGCCAGGTCACCGACGAGGTCGACTACATCACGGCCGACGAGGAGGACCGCTACGTCATCGCCCAGGCGAACGCGACCCTCTCCGACGAGCTGCGCTTCACCGAGCCCCGCGTCCTGGTCCGCCGCCGCGGCGGTGAGGTCGACTACGTGCCGCCGGCCGAGGTCGACTACATGGACGTCTCGCCGCGCCAGATGGTGTCCGTCGCCACCGCGATGATCCCCTTCCTGGAGCACGACGACGCCAACCGTGCCCTCATGGGCGCGAACATGATGCGTCAGGCCGTCCCGCTCATCAAGAGCGAGGCGCCCCTCGTCGGCACCGGCATGGAGTACCGCTGCGCCACCGACGCCGGTGACGTGCTGAAGGCCGAGAAGGACGGTGTGGTCCAGGAGGTCTCCGCGGACTACATCACCGTCACGAACGACGACGGCACGTACACCACGTACCGCATCGCCAAGTTCATGCGCTCCAACCAGGGCACCTCGGTCAACCAGAAGGTCGTCGTCTCCGAGGGCGACCGGGTCATCGCCGACCAGGTGCTCGCCGACGGACCGGCCACCGAGAACGGTGAGATGGCCCTGGGCAAGAACCTGCTCGTGGCGTTCATGCCGTGGGAGGGTCACAACTACGAGGACGCGATCATCCTGTCGCAGCGCCTCGTGCAGGACGACGTCCTCTCCTCGATCCACATCGAGGAGCACGAGGTCGACGCCCGTGACACCAAGCTCGGCCCGGAGGAGATCACCCGGGACATCCCGAACGTCTCCGAGGAGGTCCTCGCCGACCTCGACGAGCGCGGCATCATCCGTATCGGTGCCGAGGTCGTCGCCGGCGACATCCTCGTCGGCAAGGTCACGCCCAAGGGCGAGACCGAGCTGACCCCCGAGGAGCGCCTGCTCCGCGCGATCTTCGGTGAGAAGGCGCGCGAGGTGCGCGACACCTCGCTGAAGGTGCCGCACGGTGAGATCGGCAAGGTCATCGGCGTCCGCGTCTTCGACCGCGAAGAGGGCGACGAGCTGCCGCCGGGCGTGAACCAGCTGGTCCGCGTCTACGTCGCGCAGAAGCGCAAGATCACCGACGGTGACAAGCTCGCCGGCCGTCACGGCAACAAGGGCGTCATCTCGAAGATCCTGCCGATCGAGGACATGCCGTTCCTGGAGGACGGCACCCCGGTCGACATCATCCTCAACCCGCTGGGTGTTCCGTCCCGAATGAACCCGGGACAGGTCCTGGAGATCCACCTCGGCTGGCTCGCCAGCCGCGGCTGGGACGTCTCCGGCCTCGGTGACGAGTGGGCCCAGCGGCTCCAGGCCATCGGCGCCGACCAGGTCGCGCCCGGCACCAACGTCGCCACGCCCGTCTTCGACGGTGCGCGCGAGGACGAGATCAGCGGCCTGTTCAACGCCACGATCCCGAACCGCGACGGCGACCGCCTGGTCCAGCCCTCCGGAAAGGCCAACCTGTTCGACGGCCGCTCCGGTGAGCCGTTCCCGGACCCGGTCTCGGTCGGGTACATGTACATCCTCAAGCTGCACCACCTGGTCGACGACAAGCTCCACGCTCGTTCGACCGGCCCGTACTCCATGATCACCCAGCAGCCGCTCGGTGGTAAGGCTCAGTTCGGTGGTCAGCGCTTCGGAGAGATGGAGGTGTGGGCCCTTGAGGCTTACGGCGCCGCATACGCCCTCCAGGAGCTGCTGACGATCAAGTCCGACGACGTGACCGGCCGCGTGAAGGTCTACGAGGCCATCGTCAAGGGCGAGAACATCCCTGAGCCGGGCATCCCTGAGTCCTTCAAGGTGCTCATCAAGGAAATGCAGTCGCTCTGCCTCAACGTGGAGGTGCTGTCCTCGGACGGCATGTCCATCGAGATGCGCGACACGGACGAGGACGTCTTCCGCGCGGCGGAGGAACTCGGTATCGACCTGTCCCGGCGCGAGCCGAGCAGCGTCGAAGAGGTCTGA
- the rplL gene encoding 50S ribosomal protein L7/L12 yields MAKLSQEELLEQFETLTLIELAEFVKAFEEKFDVTAAAPVAVAAAGGAGVAAEAVEEQDEFDVILTAAGDKKIQVIKVVRELTSLGLKEAKDLVDGAPKPVLEKVAKEAADKAAESLKGAGASVEVK; encoded by the coding sequence ATGGCGAAGCTGTCCCAGGAAGAGCTGCTCGAGCAGTTCGAGACCCTGACCCTCATCGAGCTGGCCGAGTTCGTCAAGGCGTTCGAGGAGAAGTTCGACGTCACGGCCGCCGCCCCGGTCGCCGTTGCCGCCGCCGGTGGCGCCGGTGTCGCCGCTGAGGCCGTCGAGGAGCAGGACGAGTTCGACGTCATCCTCACCGCCGCCGGTGACAAGAAGATCCAGGTCATCAAGGTCGTGCGTGAGCTGACCTCCCTCGGCCTGAAGGAGGCCAAGGACCTCGTCGACGGCGCCCCGAAGCCCGTCCTCGAGAAGGTCGCCAAGGAGGCCGCTGACAAGGCCGCCGAGTCCCTCAAGGGCGCCGGCGCGTCCGTCGAGGTCAAGTGA